One stretch of Kocuria turfanensis DNA includes these proteins:
- a CDS encoding Lsr2 family DNA-binding protein: MTSPCSSQHRHPGAGHVVEQNLSAAVTTEGHTATRPAHQKQHDLYHHGERARPASHGPEHGHRADRKARTAWAPEIGYQISDRGRIHQSVKDAYTAAQ, translated from the coding sequence ATGACATCCCCCTGCTCGAGCCAGCACCGGCACCCCGGCGCGGGACACGTCGTGGAGCAAAACCTGTCGGCGGCCGTGACCACTGAAGGGCACACTGCAACCCGACCAGCCCATCAGAAACAGCACGATCTCTACCACCACGGTGAACGAGCACGGCCCGCGTCCCACGGCCCAGAACATGGACATCGGGCAGATCGAAAAGCGCGCACGGCCTGGGCGCCGGAGATCGGCTACCAGATCTCCGACCGCGGCCGCATCCACCAGTCCGTCAAGGACGCCTACACCGCCGCTCAATAG